In Methanonatronarchaeum thermophilum, a genomic segment contains:
- a CDS encoding presenilin family intramembrane aspartyl protease PSH — protein sequence MGFFIVITQVLGVYLSVFFMAEELQAFGDPESVLNPIIVVFFILLFTFFFLFMHKRRSRWFIEVIIGFAVFMTLVYTFTGLFGRVFGLGLEVSFLYGLVPAVVLFGILVFHREWYVVNLVGLFVASGIVAIFGVSFSVWPVVVLLVFLAVYDAIAVYKTKHMLSLAGSAVEMRVPILFVVPWERGYSFGEESFGGEGRRKAFYMGLGDAIIPSILTVSAYTFIGPYVALGSFFGCIVGYFGLSLLVLTGKPQAGLPLLNSGAIAGFLIVFLVLGV from the coding sequence ATGGGTTTTTTTATTGTGATTACACAGGTTTTAGGTGTGTATCTATCTGTTTTTTTTATGGCTGAAGAGCTACAGGCTTTTGGGGATCCTGAATCTGTTTTGAACCCGATTATTGTTGTTTTTTTTATTTTATTGTTCACTTTTTTCTTTCTTTTTATGCATAAACGGAGGTCTAGATGGTTTATTGAGGTTATTATTGGTTTTGCTGTGTTTATGACTTTGGTTTATACGTTTACTGGTTTGTTTGGTAGGGTTTTTGGTTTAGGGCTTGAGGTTAGTTTTTTATATGGTTTGGTTCCTGCTGTTGTTTTGTTTGGGATTCTTGTTTTTCATCGTGAGTGGTATGTTGTTAATTTGGTTGGTTTGTTTGTTGCTAGTGGTATTGTAGCGATTTTTGGTGTTTCGTTTTCTGTATGGCCTGTTGTGGTTCTTCTTGTTTTTTTAGCTGTTTATGATGCTATTGCGGTGTATAAGACTAAGCATATGTTGAGTTTGGCTGGTAGTGCTGTGGAGATGAGGGTTCCTATTCTTTTTGTTGTTCCGTGGGAGCGTGGTTATTCTTTTGGTGAGGAGTCTTTTGGTGGTGAGGGGCGGCGTAAGGCTTTTTATATGGGTCTTGGTGATGCTATTATCCCATCGATTTTAACCGTTTCTGCGTATACGTTTATTGGGCCTTATGTGGCTTTAGGGTCGTTTTTTGGTTGTATTGTTGGTTATTTTGGGCTTAGTTTGTTGGTTTTGACTGGTAAGCCTCAGGCTGGTTTGCCTTTGCTTAATTCTGGTGCTATTGCTGGGTTTTTGATTGTTTTTTTGGTTTTGGGTGTGTAG
- a CDS encoding sodium:proton antiporter, with translation MINLPYIAVTILLLIGFYGLIFRDNIIKTVISVGILASAANLFLVSTGYRAEGITPIFTAVPEDMVMVFAVPQALVITAIVIGLAMTTLMLALVIRIYKEYGTLDTKEIRRLRG, from the coding sequence GTGATTAACTTACCATACATAGCAGTGACCATACTACTGCTCATAGGATTCTATGGATTAATATTCAGAGACAACATCATAAAAACGGTTATAAGCGTAGGAATACTTGCTTCAGCAGCAAACCTATTCCTAGTTTCAACAGGATACAGAGCAGAAGGGATCACACCAATATTCACCGCGGTACCGGAAGACATGGTTATGGTTTTCGCAGTACCACAAGCACTGGTTATAACAGCGATCGTTATAGGCCTCGCAATGACAACACTAATGCTAGCGCTCGTAATTCGAATTTACAAAGAATATGGAACACTTGATACAAAAGAGATAAGGAGATTAAGAGGATGA
- a CDS encoding DUF4040 domain-containing protein: MELELLMHGIVLALIIITAYLSLTLEDILASVISFAAMSLLLALEFYMLQAPDVAMAEAAIGAGLTTAIFILAIKKTERWDV; encoded by the coding sequence ATGGAGCTCGAACTACTGATGCACGGAATAGTTTTAGCATTAATAATAATAACAGCATACCTATCCCTCACCCTAGAAGACATACTAGCATCAGTAATATCATTCGCAGCAATGAGCCTCCTACTAGCACTAGAGTTCTACATGCTACAAGCACCGGACGTAGCGATGGCTGAAGCAGCTATAGGAGCAGGACTAACAACTGCCATATTCATTTTGGCAATAAAGAAAACAGAGAGGTGGGATGTATGA
- a CDS encoding proton-conducting transporter transmembrane domain-containing protein, producing MMDYIDYAPILAIMVPLLAGFATPLIARLGEKAKKLWATAGLAIALSIVIIVFARVIDVGIMTYATGAAIPTDLIPGGMEQPIRVVLEVDGMSAFAALGITLTTFLAAIFSWRYFDETGMGTTGFYTLLLLLGASGVAFAFTGDLFNLFVFIELSSITAIGLIAFYSYRGRPNEAAFKFLLISAVGALMFLVAVGFLYGQYNALAIGVVAERMMETGIGTVDKIALALMVGSLAMKAGAVPLHMWVPDTYGEAPAHISMVLVTLSQLSLYALFRISFSLYGVSLDGVTLGWIIVILGLLTMFIGVMLAIIQKTIKRLMAYHAISQTGYMLLGVGVGLVALMSGEIGEMPVYGYHAMEGGIFHIINHAIYKGLLFLTAGAIIYKTNVRSLNDLGSLAREMPFTAIAFIIGAAAIAGLPPFNGFASKILIYESVYALNPFLTAVAMLVSVITLASFVKVFQSTFLGPEKPRYKGVGEVPTSMKTAMFILAALTVLFGLFPDLIVDTIVAPAVEALIDQTGYIGGVLE from the coding sequence ATGATGGATTACATAGATTACGCCCCAATACTCGCAATAATGGTCCCATTACTCGCTGGTTTCGCCACACCATTGATAGCTAGGTTAGGTGAAAAAGCGAAGAAGTTATGGGCAACAGCAGGACTAGCAATCGCTCTATCAATAGTAATAATCGTTTTCGCCAGAGTAATCGACGTCGGAATAATGACCTACGCAACCGGAGCCGCAATACCAACCGACCTAATACCCGGTGGCATGGAACAACCAATAAGAGTTGTACTAGAAGTAGATGGGATGAGCGCTTTCGCAGCATTAGGAATAACCCTAACAACATTCCTAGCAGCAATATTCTCATGGAGATATTTTGATGAAACCGGAATGGGAACAACAGGTTTCTACACACTACTACTCTTATTAGGAGCATCCGGAGTAGCATTCGCATTCACCGGCGACCTATTCAATCTATTCGTATTCATAGAGCTGTCATCAATAACAGCAATAGGATTAATCGCGTTCTACAGCTATAGAGGACGGCCCAACGAAGCAGCATTCAAATTCCTATTGATAAGTGCAGTCGGAGCATTAATGTTCCTAGTAGCAGTTGGATTCCTCTACGGACAGTACAACGCACTAGCAATCGGAGTAGTAGCAGAACGAATGATGGAAACAGGAATCGGAACAGTAGACAAAATAGCCCTCGCCCTAATGGTCGGATCTCTAGCAATGAAAGCAGGTGCAGTCCCACTACACATGTGGGTGCCCGATACATACGGAGAAGCTCCTGCCCACATAAGCATGGTTTTAGTTACATTAAGCCAGCTCTCACTATACGCATTATTCAGAATATCATTCTCACTATACGGAGTATCACTCGACGGAGTCACACTCGGATGGATAATAGTAATACTTGGACTACTCACCATGTTCATAGGTGTTATGCTAGCGATAATCCAAAAAACAATAAAACGATTGATGGCATACCACGCCATATCCCAAACCGGATACATGTTACTAGGTGTCGGAGTAGGATTGGTAGCACTAATGAGCGGTGAAATCGGAGAGATGCCAGTATATGGATACCACGCAATGGAAGGAGGTATCTTCCACATAATAAACCACGCAATATACAAAGGACTGTTATTCCTAACCGCAGGCGCAATAATCTACAAAACAAACGTACGCAGCCTAAACGACCTAGGCAGCCTCGCGAGAGAGATGCCTTTCACAGCAATAGCATTCATAATAGGCGCAGCAGCAATAGCCGGACTACCACCATTCAATGGATTCGCATCAAAAATATTAATATACGAATCAGTATACGCACTCAACCCATTCCTAACAGCAGTCGCAATGCTAGTCAGCGTAATAACACTCGCCTCATTCGTAAAAGTATTCCAAAGCACATTCCTAGGTCCAGAAAAACCCAGATACAAAGGAGTCGGAGAGGTACCAACAAGCATGAAAACAGCAATGTTCATACTAGCAGCACTAACAGTACTGTTCGGATTATTCCCAGACCTAATAGTAGACACAATCGTTGCACCAGCAGTAGAAGCATTAATTGACCAAACTGGATACATAGGAGGAGTACTAGAATGA
- a CDS encoding undecaprenyl diphosphate synthase family protein, producing MGDLWNIDRIGIVVPDWGSLRIGRLFSVVNEFWERGVSKVVLGFPGASEDLKERVLDVFDSSGGEVVVVCKTGREEVLSSLRRVCRLVCGGEVVVEDVDEEFLGRFFDSGSDLDILIKVGGERLPNSLLWSLSYSEFFFVESFDGLDDGFVEYVFDEFRARERRFGR from the coding sequence TTGGGGGATTTATGGAATATTGATCGGATTGGTATTGTGGTTCCTGATTGGGGGTCTCTGAGGATTGGTAGGTTGTTTTCTGTTGTTAATGAGTTTTGGGAGCGTGGTGTTTCTAAGGTTGTTCTTGGTTTTCCTGGGGCTTCAGAGGATTTGAAGGAACGGGTTTTAGATGTTTTTGATTCAAGTGGTGGTGAGGTTGTTGTTGTATGTAAGACTGGTAGAGAGGAGGTTTTGAGTTCTTTGCGTAGGGTTTGTAGGTTGGTTTGTGGTGGTGAGGTTGTTGTTGAGGATGTTGATGAGGAGTTTTTGGGTCGTTTTTTTGATTCAGGTAGTGACCTAGATATTTTGATTAAGGTTGGTGGTGAAAGGCTTCCTAACAGTCTTTTGTGGAGTTTGAGTTATTCTGAGTTTTTCTTCGTTGAGAGTTTTGATGGGTTGGATGATGGTTTTGTTGAGTATGTTTTTGATGAGTTTAGGGCTCGTGAAAGGAGGTTCGGTAGGTGA
- a CDS encoding A24 family peptidase — protein MDLDLIKILIVLPFFIIACFTDLKDRKVPNKLWIPLIIIAVVFLALQYNTEYITMLGISLLVIAIIVFIMAALRFGGADLKALIVIAILFPTYPETFNPTIGEYSIFALTTIVNGLFIALIYPIAILITNIIKGDTEKPSHLFTSIKKPTKKVTDKERVYHQGQYKTLSEEEVKTLSKTKNKVWVTPWIPFIVFITLGLIVALTIGDLLYITFNYLT, from the coding sequence ATGGACCTTGACCTCATAAAAATATTAATCGTACTACCGTTCTTTATAATTGCCTGCTTCACCGACCTGAAAGACCGGAAAGTTCCAAACAAACTATGGATACCACTAATCATAATTGCAGTAGTCTTTCTCGCACTACAATACAACACAGAATACATAACCATGCTCGGTATATCACTACTGGTTATCGCTATAATAGTCTTTATAATGGCGGCATTAAGGTTTGGAGGAGCCGATCTAAAAGCATTGATCGTTATAGCTATTCTTTTTCCAACCTACCCAGAAACATTCAATCCAACAATCGGAGAATACAGTATATTCGCCCTCACAACCATAGTAAACGGATTGTTTATAGCCCTAATATACCCCATAGCAATCCTCATAACCAACATAATAAAAGGAGATACCGAAAAACCCAGCCATCTCTTCACATCAATAAAAAAACCAACCAAAAAAGTCACAGATAAAGAAAGAGTATACCACCAAGGACAGTACAAAACACTCTCAGAAGAAGAAGTAAAAACACTATCAAAAACCAAAAACAAGGTATGGGTCACCCCATGGATACCTTTCATAGTATTCATAACACTCGG
- a CDS encoding MnhB domain-containing protein has protein sequence MKEMSTIVKSITSLMYIPILVFGMYIIIHGHILPGGGFQGGVIVATGVALVFIAYGTNKANQWFSSKAMFSLMSLAAVLYFIVKNIGGKRLSEFLLETEIFGPAPVGINPGFIDSGGVLGPLNILVGILVFAAVSYAIIVLSQMEAE, from the coding sequence ATGAAAGAGATGTCAACAATAGTCAAATCCATAACATCATTGATGTACATACCAATCCTCGTATTCGGAATGTACATAATAATACACGGCCACATCCTTCCAGGAGGCGGGTTCCAAGGCGGAGTCATAGTAGCAACAGGAGTAGCACTCGTATTCATAGCATACGGAACAAACAAAGCAAACCAATGGTTCAGCAGCAAAGCAATGTTCTCACTAATGTCACTAGCTGCAGTACTATACTTCATAGTGAAAAACATTGGTGGAAAAAGACTCAGCGAATTCCTTCTAGAAACAGAGATATTCGGTCCAGCACCAGTCGGAATCAACCCTGGATTTATCGATTCAGGAGGCGTACTCGGACCCCTAAACATATTGGTCGGAATACTCGTTTTCGCTGCAGTAAGCTATGCAATAATAGTATTAAGCCAAATGGAGGCTGAATAA
- the mbhE gene encoding hydrogen gas-evolving membrane-bound hydrogenase subunit E, with amino-acid sequence MRKKVGAVILILFFSFMLFGASEARDFGEPEYLDLDEHLIENAQEDTGANNVVTAVLYDYRSFDTLGEATVLFAAIASVMVVLRRMA; translated from the coding sequence ATGAGGAAAAAAGTCGGCGCAGTAATACTGATACTGTTCTTCTCATTCATGTTGTTCGGAGCCTCAGAAGCACGAGACTTCGGAGAACCCGAGTATCTCGATCTAGACGAACACCTAATCGAAAACGCACAAGAAGACACAGGCGCTAACAACGTCGTTACAGCAGTACTATACGACTACCGATCCTTCGATACACTCGGTGAAGCAACCGTATTGTTTGCAGCAATAGCATCAGTAATGGTAGTATTAAGGAGGATGGCCTAA
- the mnhG gene encoding monovalent cation/H(+) antiporter subunit G, which translates to MNPLDILVIILLAIGLFFNLIAALGLHRFPDVYSRLHASTKTNTYGSIFLVLAVVVYAISNYLDGAAAATQLQLAIHSLIALIAILIANPTGSHAIARAAHRSGYLPKGVVDAMDTGVTGSKQEEQPTEEDKKLEGA; encoded by the coding sequence ATGAACCCACTTGACATACTAGTGATAATATTACTAGCAATCGGACTATTCTTCAACCTAATAGCAGCACTAGGACTACATAGATTCCCAGACGTATATTCAAGACTACATGCCTCAACAAAAACCAATACATACGGCTCTATATTCCTCGTGCTCGCAGTCGTTGTATACGCAATCTCAAACTACTTAGATGGAGCAGCTGCAGCCACCCAACTACAACTCGCAATACACTCACTAATAGCATTGATAGCAATACTAATAGCAAACCCCACAGGTTCACACGCAATAGCGAGAGCAGCACACAGAAGCGGATACCTACCCAAAGGAGTTGTCGACGCAATGGATACCGGAGTAACAGGTTCCAAACAAGAAGAACAGCCAACAGAAGAAGATAAAAAACTGGAGGGCGCATAA
- a CDS encoding NOG1 family protein, whose amino-acid sequence MQHKNNLQKQTYSKTKIPIGEQGMFKKIPDAPEPDQLIDRAFKKARQEHNQKSENKELQKIHIAAELIKTELEKIINKYPNFNKLPQFYYDLADTTIDIDQTKQSLAALNWARNMMDTIISKSHKKRSKKTNLQIRKEAYGRISSILHQIKPDIEHLKQTRKKLRQIPEIKKMPTIVISGYPNVGKSTILSRITSSRPKIETYPFTTKNLEIGILEKNYVKYQIIDTPGILDRPLSKRNNIEKKSIHALKHIANSIIHVIDPTGRCGYPIEKQEKLYQEIKNTFKNTPIFKAYNKKDIYTEEIKEGYKVSAKTGEGIEKLLEDVLKPIEIEKPWEKYQQ is encoded by the coding sequence ATGCAACACAAAAACAACCTACAAAAACAAACATACTCAAAAACAAAAATACCTATAGGTGAACAAGGCATGTTCAAAAAAATACCAGACGCACCAGAACCCGACCAACTAATAGACAGAGCATTCAAAAAAGCAAGACAAGAACACAACCAAAAAAGCGAGAACAAAGAACTACAAAAAATCCACATAGCAGCAGAACTCATCAAAACAGAACTAGAAAAAATAATAAACAAATACCCCAACTTCAACAAACTACCCCAGTTCTACTACGACCTCGCAGACACAACAATCGACATAGACCAAACCAAACAATCACTCGCCGCACTCAACTGGGCAAGAAACATGATGGACACAATAATCTCAAAATCACACAAAAAACGAAGCAAAAAAACCAACCTCCAAATACGAAAAGAAGCATACGGCCGAATATCCTCAATACTCCACCAGATAAAACCAGACATAGAACACCTCAAACAAACAAGAAAAAAACTCAGACAGATCCCAGAAATCAAAAAAATGCCAACAATCGTAATATCAGGATACCCAAACGTAGGAAAATCAACAATACTAAGCAGAATAACAAGCAGCCGACCAAAAATAGAAACATACCCATTCACAACCAAAAACCTAGAGATAGGAATACTCGAAAAAAACTACGTAAAATACCAAATCATCGACACACCAGGAATACTAGACAGACCACTATCAAAAAGAAACAACATAGAAAAAAAATCCATACACGCACTAAAACACATCGCCAACTCAATAATACACGTAATAGACCCAACAGGCAGATGCGGATACCCAATAGAAAAACAAGAAAAACTATACCAAGAAATAAAAAACACATTCAAAAACACACCAATATTCAAAGCATACAACAAAAAAGACATCTACACCGAAGAAATCAAAGAAGGATACAAAGTATCAGCAAAAACAGGCGAAGGAATAGAAAAACTACTAGAAGACGTACTAAAACCAATAGAAATAGAAAAACCATGGGAAAAATACCAACAATAA
- a CDS encoding monovalent cation/H+ antiporter complex subunit F: protein MNIFLIAAILMAVFISIAILRIILGPTTPDRVVGLDTTNMMVIATMILLGAAYDSVILIDVAIVYAILAFVATLYISKYLEDEA from the coding sequence ATGAACATATTCCTAATAGCAGCAATATTAATGGCTGTATTCATATCAATAGCCATCTTAAGAATTATTTTAGGCCCCACAACCCCTGACAGGGTTGTTGGACTTGACACAACCAACATGATGGTTATAGCCACAATGATATTGCTTGGAGCAGCATACGACTCAGTAATTCTAATCGACGTCGCTATAGTATACGCAATACTAGCATTTGTAGCAACACTATACATATCAAAATACCTGGAGGATGAAGCATGA
- a CDS encoding Na+/H+ antiporter subunit E — MANSNLRKAQLVVGIYSFILYMLLTASTGDLLFWQYGDIILAVLVSIIAAAASYKILDNIEGYEFLLNPIKVITLIAYAIGPLFYRITKANLDIAWRVITGKITPGIVKIKTNLKNDVSITMLANSITLTPGTLTVDHENDEFYVHWMNVTEEKPDTERITGSMINWVRRIAE; from the coding sequence ATGGCGAATAGCAATTTAAGAAAAGCCCAACTAGTGGTCGGCATATATTCATTTATACTATATATGCTGTTGACCGCTTCAACAGGCGACTTGCTGTTCTGGCAATATGGAGACATCATACTAGCAGTCCTAGTCTCTATCATAGCAGCAGCAGCTTCTTACAAAATACTAGACAACATAGAAGGATATGAATTCCTACTGAACCCAATCAAAGTAATAACACTAATAGCCTACGCAATCGGCCCACTTTTCTACAGAATAACAAAAGCAAACCTAGATATCGCATGGAGAGTGATCACAGGAAAAATCACACCAGGAATAGTCAAAATAAAAACAAACCTAAAAAACGACGTCTCAATAACAATGCTAGCAAACTCGATAACACTAACACCCGGTACATTAACTGTAGACCACGAAAACGACGAGTTCTACGTACACTGGATGAACGTTACAGAAGAAAAGCCAGACACAGAAAGAATAACAGGAAGCATGATAAACTGGGTCAGGAGGATAGCTGAATGA
- the hypF gene encoding carbamoyltransferase HypF: protein MSGNIGGLSRARILVDGVVQGVGFRPFVYRSAVGLGLDGFVRNLGALGVEVVVEGEIDSIESLIDCIENEGPPLSDVREVDVCWMDVEGLCGFEIAGSFDGGDGVGVVPPDTAVCSDCLNDIKRGGRFGGYWATSCVNCGPRFTVVRDLPYDRDNTSMSSFEMCGDCRSEYTDPLDRRYHAQTIACSVCGPSVFRVPGCDDDPVRVVAGDVLSGKVVAIKGCGGTHLVCLAREEPVGLLRDRLGRDSQPFAVMAPDLDVVGSFAEVGGDEREVLTSIRRPIVLLDKKRPFPLSGEIAPGLHNVGVMLPYSGIHHLLFSYLDEPVVMTSGNMPGRPMHIENDVILDELSGVVDSFLLHDREIVNRCDDSVLRLHGGNKRFIRRSRGFVPESLSIPVSGDPVLAFGAELDNTVAVGKDGECVVSQYIGDVDDPRVFGYMKEGVENLLGVTGIEMPDSVVCDLHPEYRSSRYAREVGSPVMVQHHHAHIASVMGEHDVDRVVGIAIDGAGYGLDGSVWGGEVLLAGLESFERVGGLSRSLMPGGDAAAYYPSRMVAGILYPFDGLKDVLSGLWFPHGGDEVDVVVQQLERSFNVFPTSSAGRFLDGVAALLDVCSKRSYEGEPAMKLEAVGKEGCPVDIDVPVVERDGLYRLDVREFMVKLLGLLDSYSRKDVAATAQVGLARGLVEIAVDEALDRGVDKIAVSGGVSYNELVMKEIVRYIDGVGDVDLLVNERVPPGDGGVSYGQVVVGSARG, encoded by the coding sequence TTGTCTGGAAATATTGGTGGTTTGAGTAGGGCTAGGATATTGGTGGATGGTGTGGTTCAGGGTGTAGGGTTTAGGCCGTTTGTGTATCGTAGTGCTGTGGGTCTTGGTTTAGATGGTTTTGTACGTAATTTAGGGGCTTTAGGGGTTGAGGTTGTGGTTGAGGGTGAGATAGATAGTATCGAGAGTTTGATTGATTGTATCGAGAATGAAGGACCTCCTTTATCAGATGTTCGGGAGGTGGATGTGTGTTGGATGGATGTTGAGGGTTTATGTGGTTTTGAGATTGCTGGTTCTTTTGATGGGGGTGATGGTGTTGGGGTTGTTCCACCTGACACTGCGGTTTGTAGTGATTGTTTGAATGATATTAAGAGAGGTGGTAGGTTTGGTGGGTATTGGGCAACTTCCTGTGTTAACTGTGGTCCTCGTTTCACTGTTGTTCGTGACCTTCCTTATGACCGTGATAACACGTCTATGTCTAGTTTTGAGATGTGCGGTGATTGTAGGTCTGAGTATACAGATCCATTGGACAGGCGTTATCATGCTCAGACTATTGCGTGTTCTGTTTGTGGGCCCAGTGTTTTCAGGGTGCCGGGGTGTGATGATGATCCGGTTCGTGTTGTTGCAGGTGATGTACTTTCAGGTAAGGTTGTAGCTATTAAGGGTTGTGGGGGGACTCATCTTGTGTGTCTTGCTAGGGAAGAGCCGGTAGGGTTGTTGAGGGATCGTTTGGGTCGTGATTCTCAGCCTTTCGCCGTTATGGCTCCGGATTTAGATGTTGTGGGTAGTTTTGCTGAGGTTGGTGGGGATGAACGGGAGGTTTTAACTTCTATACGACGGCCTATTGTTTTGTTGGATAAAAAAAGGCCTTTTCCACTTTCTGGTGAGATAGCGCCTGGTTTGCATAATGTTGGTGTTATGTTACCGTATTCTGGGATTCATCATTTGTTGTTCAGTTATCTCGATGAGCCTGTTGTTATGACCAGTGGTAATATGCCTGGAAGGCCGATGCATATTGAGAATGATGTGATTTTAGATGAGTTGTCTGGTGTTGTTGATAGTTTTTTGCTGCATGATCGTGAGATTGTTAATAGGTGTGATGACTCTGTTTTAAGGCTTCATGGTGGTAATAAGAGGTTTATTCGGAGGTCTAGGGGTTTTGTTCCAGAGTCTCTTTCTATACCTGTTTCTGGTGATCCTGTTCTTGCTTTTGGAGCGGAGTTGGATAATACTGTGGCGGTTGGGAAGGATGGTGAGTGTGTTGTTTCGCAGTATATTGGTGATGTTGATGATCCCAGGGTTTTTGGTTATATGAAGGAGGGTGTTGAGAACTTACTGGGGGTTACAGGTATTGAGATGCCTGATTCAGTTGTTTGTGACCTTCATCCTGAGTATCGTAGTTCTCGTTATGCAAGGGAGGTGGGTTCACCGGTTATGGTTCAACATCATCATGCGCATATTGCATCGGTTATGGGTGAGCATGATGTTGATCGTGTGGTTGGTATTGCTATAGATGGTGCTGGTTATGGGTTGGATGGTTCTGTTTGGGGTGGTGAGGTTCTTTTGGCTGGTTTAGAGAGTTTTGAGAGGGTTGGTGGTTTGTCGAGGTCTTTGATGCCTGGTGGTGATGCTGCTGCTTACTATCCTTCTCGTATGGTTGCTGGTATTTTGTATCCTTTCGATGGTCTTAAGGATGTTTTAAGTGGTTTGTGGTTTCCGCATGGTGGTGATGAGGTGGATGTTGTTGTTCAGCAGTTGGAGCGTTCTTTCAATGTGTTTCCTACTTCGAGTGCAGGGAGGTTTCTTGATGGTGTGGCGGCTCTTCTTGATGTTTGTTCTAAAAGAAGTTATGAGGGGGAGCCGGCTATGAAACTTGAAGCGGTTGGTAAGGAAGGATGTCCTGTTGATATAGATGTTCCTGTTGTTGAAAGAGATGGTTTATATAGGTTGGATGTGAGGGAGTTTATGGTTAAGTTATTGGGTTTGTTGGATAGTTATTCAAGGAAGGATGTTGCTGCTACTGCGCAGGTGGGTTTGGCTCGGGGTTTGGTTGAGATAGCTGTTGATGAGGCGTTGGATCGTGGTGTTGATAAAATAGCTGTTTCTGGTGGGGTTTCATATAATGAGTTGGTTATGAAGGAGATTGTGAGGTATATTGATGGGGTTGGGGATGTGGATCTATTGGTTAATGAGAGGGTTCCTCCAGGAGATGGTGGGGTTTCATATGGGCAGGTGGTGGTTGGTAGCGCTAGAGGTTGA
- a CDS encoding NADH-quinone oxidoreductase subunit B family protein has product MKLSKSFDKSLWVFHFNAGSCNGCDIEILAALTPRYDVERFGIKLVETPRHADVLLVTGPVTKQTKKPLERIYEQMMDPKAVLVIGNCGNTGHIFHDSYNIAGPVDEVIPVDVHIPGCAVRPEGVIFGVVKAWEALEKMRGAGTKEETKEEAEEAA; this is encoded by the coding sequence ATGAAGTTATCAAAAAGTTTCGACAAATCCCTCTGGGTATTCCACTTCAACGCCGGTTCATGCAACGGATGCGACATAGAAATACTCGCAGCACTAACACCCAGATACGACGTCGAGAGATTTGGAATAAAACTGGTCGAAACACCCAGACACGCAGACGTACTACTGGTAACAGGGCCAGTAACAAAACAAACCAAAAAACCACTAGAGAGAATATACGAACAAATGATGGATCCAAAAGCAGTCCTAGTAATAGGAAACTGCGGAAACACAGGACACATATTCCACGACTCATACAACATAGCCGGACCCGTAGATGAAGTCATACCAGTAGACGTACACATACCCGGATGCGCTGTAAGACCAGAAGGAGTAATATTTGGAGTAGTAAAAGCATGGGAAGCCCTAGAAAAAATGCGGGGAGCCGGAACAAAAGAAGAAACAAAAGAAGAAGCCGAGGAGGCAGCATAA